From one Eucalyptus grandis isolate ANBG69807.140 chromosome 9, ASM1654582v1, whole genome shotgun sequence genomic stretch:
- the LOC104418734 gene encoding glycoprotein 3-alpha-L-fucosyltransferase A isoform X1, translating into MEKPANLASNHRFSRPDSSLPIANGNLAAPKKKWTNLMPLFVILVVLAEIAFLGRLDMAKNAALVDSWADVFHRSHPGGELPMNSDDFSVAKEGEDRNLGSEEESCEEWLEKEDAVVYSRDFHKDPILVSGQNEDWKTCAVGCKFGYGSDKKPDAQIGSHGQAGTATILRSMESSQYYAENNIAQARRRGIDIVMTTSLSSDVPVGYFSWAEYDIMAPVQPKTENAIAAAFISNCGARNFRLQALEILEKAKIKIDSYGGCHRNRDGRVDKVEALRRYKFSFAFENSNEEDYVTEKFFQSLVAGSVPVVIGAPNIQDFAPAPGSYLHIKELKDAPEVAKTMKYLSENPVAYNKSLRWKYEGPSDSFKALVDMAAVHSSCRLCIHLATTIREKEEKSAGFKNRPCKCTRGSKTVYHLFVRERGRFEMVSIYLRCSYRKLTLEALESAIWTKFTSMNHVPIWKEERPESIRGGNELKIYRVYPVGMTQRQALYTFKFENDAALRSHVQSNPCAKFEVIFV; encoded by the exons ATGGAGAAGCCGGCGAATCTTGCTTCCAATCACAGATTCTCCCGGCCCGACTCGTCCCTGCCCATCGCCAACGGGAATCTGGCGGCGCCCAAGAAGAAATGGACCAACTTGATGCCCCTCTTCGTGATTCTCGTGGTGCTCGCGGAGATCGCGTTCCTGGGTCGGCTCGACATGGCCAAGAACGCCGCCCTGGTCGATTCTTGGGCCGACGTGTTCCATCGCTCGCATCCCGGAGGCGAGCTGCCCATGAACAGCGACGATTTCTCCGTCGCAAAGGAGGGCGAAGACCGGAATTTGGGGTCGGAGGAGGAGAGCTGCGAGGAGTGGTTGGAGAAAGAGGATGCTGTGGTCTATTCTAGGGATTTTCACAAGGACCCTATTTTGGTTTCTGGTCAGAACGAG GATTGGAAGACATGCGCTGTTGGATGTAAGTTTGGGTACGGTTCAGATAAGAAACCTGATGCGCAGATTGGATCACATGGGCAAGCCGGAACAGCTACTATACTTAGATCGATGGAGTCTTCACAGTATTATGCAGAAAATAATATTGCTCAGGCACGACG GAGGGGTATTGATATTGTGATGACAACTAGCCTATCCTCTGATGTTCCAGTTGGGTATTTTTCATGGGCTGAGTATGATATTATGGCTCCTGTGCAGCCAAAGACTGAGAATGCCATTGCAGCTGCCTTTATTTCTAATTGCGGGGCTCGAAATTTTAGGTTGCAAGCTCTTGAGATTCTTGAAAaggctaaaataaaaatagattcaTATGGTGGCTGCCATAGGAACCGAGACGGGAGAG tGGACAAAGTGGAAGCTCTGAGGCGCTACAAGTTTagttttgcttttgaaaattctAATGAAGAAGATTACGTCACtgagaaattcttccaatcgCTTGTTGCCG GTTCTGTTCCTGTGGTTATTGGTGCACCAAACATTCAGGATTTTGCACCAGCTCCCGGTTCATATTTACATATCAAGGAGTTAAAAGATGCTCCAGAAGTTGCCAAGACAATGAAGTACCTCTCAGAGAATCCTGTTGCATACAACAAATCATTAAG GTGGAAGTATGAGGGTCCATCCGATTCTTTCAAGGCCCTCGTGGATATGGCAGCAGTTCACTCATCATGCCGTCTTTGCATACATCTTGCTACCACGAttagagagaaagaagagaaaagtgcAGGTTTCAAGAATCGTCCATGCAAGTGTACTCGAGGCTCAAAAACCGTATACCATTTGTTcgtgagagaaagagggaggttCGAGATGGTATCCATTTACTTGAG ATGCTCATACAGAAAACTCACGCTGGAGGCCCTGGAGTCTGCAATTTGGACAAAGTTCACTTCTATGAACCATGTGCCAATTTGGAAGGAAGAAAGACCTGAAAGCATAAGAGGAGGGAATGAACTTAAAATTTACAGAGTATACCCTGTTGGCATGACGCAGAGGCAGGCTCTGTATACGTTCAAATTCGAAAACGACGCAGCCCTAAGGAGTCACGTGCAAAGCAACCCATGTGCGAagtttgaagtgatttttgtctAA
- the LOC104418733 gene encoding uncharacterized protein LOC104418733, translated as MSKPSAGPPPPPPQRPLHKQHSWSPDVLREEAWQRRKGSFKGRRASVTDDDLDELKGCIELGFGFDSPRIDPKLSDTFPALELYHAVNKQYHRSLSRSSSAESSLSLSSLVSDNDAESTGSIYDPGDDPETVKTRLRQWAQIVACSVRQSSSPSPH; from the exons ATGTCGAAGCCCAGCGCGgggccgcccccgccgccgccccagCGGCCGCTCCACAAGCAGCACTCGTGGTCCCCGGACGTGCTCCGGGAGGAGGCGTGGCAGCGGCGGAAGGGGAGCTTCAAGGGCCGGCGCGCGAGCGTGACGGACGACGACCTGGACGAGCTGAAGGGCTGCATCGAGCTGGGGTTCGGGTTCGACTCGCCCCGCATCGACCCGAAGCTCTCCGACACCTTCCCGGCCCTGGAGCTCTACCATGCGGTCAACAAGCAGTACCACCGGAGCCTGTCGAGGTCGTCGTCGGCCGAGTCGTCCCTGTCGCTGTCCTCGCTGGTCTCGGACAACGACGCCGAGAGCACCGGCTCCATATACGATCCAG GTGACGATCCGGAGACGGTAAAGACGAGGCTGCGGCAGTGGGCGCAGATCGTGGCGTGTTCGGTGCGGcaatcttcttctccttccccacATTGA
- the LOC104418734 gene encoding glycoprotein 3-alpha-L-fucosyltransferase A isoform X2: MEKPANLASNHRFSRPDSSLPIANGNLAAPKKKWTNLMPLFVILVVLAEIAFLGRLDMAKNAALVDSWADVFHRSHPGGELPMNSDDFSVAKEGEDRNLGSEEESCEEWLEKEDAVVYSRDFHKDPILVSGQNEDWKTCAVGCKFGYGSDKKPDAQIGSHGQAGTATILRSMESSQYYAENNIAQARRRGIDIVMTTSLSSDVPVGYFSWAEYDIMAPVQPKTENAIAAAFISNCGARNFRLQALEILEKAKIKIDSYGGCHRNRDGRVDKVEALRRYKFSFAFENSNEEDYVTEKFFQSLVAGSVPVVIGAPNIQDFAPAPGSYLHIKELKDAPEVAKTMKYLSENPVAYNKSLRWKYEGPSDSFKALVDMAAVHSSCRLCIHLATTIREKEEKSAGFKNRPCKCTRGSKTVYHLFVRERGRFEMVSIYLRKLTLEALESAIWTKFTSMNHVPIWKEERPESIRGGNELKIYRVYPVGMTQRQALYTFKFENDAALRSHVQSNPCAKFEVIFV; encoded by the exons ATGGAGAAGCCGGCGAATCTTGCTTCCAATCACAGATTCTCCCGGCCCGACTCGTCCCTGCCCATCGCCAACGGGAATCTGGCGGCGCCCAAGAAGAAATGGACCAACTTGATGCCCCTCTTCGTGATTCTCGTGGTGCTCGCGGAGATCGCGTTCCTGGGTCGGCTCGACATGGCCAAGAACGCCGCCCTGGTCGATTCTTGGGCCGACGTGTTCCATCGCTCGCATCCCGGAGGCGAGCTGCCCATGAACAGCGACGATTTCTCCGTCGCAAAGGAGGGCGAAGACCGGAATTTGGGGTCGGAGGAGGAGAGCTGCGAGGAGTGGTTGGAGAAAGAGGATGCTGTGGTCTATTCTAGGGATTTTCACAAGGACCCTATTTTGGTTTCTGGTCAGAACGAG GATTGGAAGACATGCGCTGTTGGATGTAAGTTTGGGTACGGTTCAGATAAGAAACCTGATGCGCAGATTGGATCACATGGGCAAGCCGGAACAGCTACTATACTTAGATCGATGGAGTCTTCACAGTATTATGCAGAAAATAATATTGCTCAGGCACGACG GAGGGGTATTGATATTGTGATGACAACTAGCCTATCCTCTGATGTTCCAGTTGGGTATTTTTCATGGGCTGAGTATGATATTATGGCTCCTGTGCAGCCAAAGACTGAGAATGCCATTGCAGCTGCCTTTATTTCTAATTGCGGGGCTCGAAATTTTAGGTTGCAAGCTCTTGAGATTCTTGAAAaggctaaaataaaaatagattcaTATGGTGGCTGCCATAGGAACCGAGACGGGAGAG tGGACAAAGTGGAAGCTCTGAGGCGCTACAAGTTTagttttgcttttgaaaattctAATGAAGAAGATTACGTCACtgagaaattcttccaatcgCTTGTTGCCG GTTCTGTTCCTGTGGTTATTGGTGCACCAAACATTCAGGATTTTGCACCAGCTCCCGGTTCATATTTACATATCAAGGAGTTAAAAGATGCTCCAGAAGTTGCCAAGACAATGAAGTACCTCTCAGAGAATCCTGTTGCATACAACAAATCATTAAG GTGGAAGTATGAGGGTCCATCCGATTCTTTCAAGGCCCTCGTGGATATGGCAGCAGTTCACTCATCATGCCGTCTTTGCATACATCTTGCTACCACGAttagagagaaagaagagaaaagtgcAGGTTTCAAGAATCGTCCATGCAAGTGTACTCGAGGCTCAAAAACCGTATACCATTTGTTcgtgagagaaagagggaggttCGAGATGGTATCCATTTACTTGAG AAAACTCACGCTGGAGGCCCTGGAGTCTGCAATTTGGACAAAGTTCACTTCTATGAACCATGTGCCAATTTGGAAGGAAGAAAGACCTGAAAGCATAAGAGGAGGGAATGAACTTAAAATTTACAGAGTATACCCTGTTGGCATGACGCAGAGGCAGGCTCTGTATACGTTCAAATTCGAAAACGACGCAGCCCTAAGGAGTCACGTGCAAAGCAACCCATGTGCGAagtttgaagtgatttttgtctAA